GTTCGTACTCGCCAAGTGGCAGCCCGCGAAAGGGAGCAAGGACGCCGGCACGTACGACATCTGGGCGGTGCACGAGGTGACCACCGGGAAGCCGCTGGTCCAGGCGCGGTGCCACAAGCCGGCGATCGAGCCGGGCGAGTATCCGCAGGCGATGCTCTCGCCCGAGGGCGCCTATCTGGTCGCCGGGAATCTCGCGTTCGACCTGGAGCAGCGCAAAGCGCACTGCTTCGAGGAGTCGGACGGCTCCAAGCCGCTGACCCTGACCACGGTGACCGACGCGGGTACGGCGTACGGCGCGACGAGCGCGCGCAGCCCGGCGGACGCCCTGGCCGGCGGCGGCGACCCGATCGAGCTGGACCTGGCGACCGCGGTGCCCCAGGCGCTCTCCCCCAATGTCCGGCTGCCGGGCGCGGAGGCCGCGGGCGTCGGGATCTTCAGCTGGACGGATGCGAAGGACCGGCTGCATCTGATCGGGTACCCGCGCCGCGAGGAGTGACCCAGGGCCGCGAACCGTAGCTGGGCAGCTGGATCAGATGGCCTCGGCGCGGCGCTGCCAGGGGCGGCACAGGCCGAGGAAGAAGCCCACCGAGGCCAGCGCGCACACCAGTTGGACCACGGCCATCGGGACGGCCGTCGCCTCGCCCGCGATCCCGACGAGCGGGGACGCGACGGCACCGATGAGGAACGAGGCCGTGCCGATCAGCGCCGACGCGGAGCCCGCGGCGTGCGGGGTGCGCATCAGCGCGAGGGCGTTGGTGTTGGGCATCGCCAGACCCATCGCCGACATCAGTACGAACAGACCGGCCGCGATCGGGAGCAGCCCCACCTTCCCGAAGACACCTGCTGTCATCAGCAGCAGAGCGGTCGCGGCCAGCGTGATCACGGCAAGGCCGAAGCCGAGCGCCTTGTCCAGGCTGACCCGGCCCACCAGCAGCTTGCCGTTGATCTGGCCGACCGCGATCAGGCCGATGGAGTTGACGCCGAAGAGCAGGCTGAAGGTCTGCGGCGATGCGCCGTAGATCTCCTGCACGACGAAGGGCGAGGCGGAGATGTAGGCGAAGAGCGCGGCGAAGGCGAGGCCGCCGGTGAGCATGTAGCCGGTGAAGGCCCGGTCGGCGAGCAGTCCGCGCATGGTGCGCAGGGCCTGGACGACGCCGCCGCTGTGCCGCTTCTCCTCGGGCAGGGTCTCGTGCAGCCACTTCACGACGACGAGGGTGAGCAGAATCCCGATGGCGGTGAGAACGACGAAGATGCCGCGCCAGTCGGTGATCCGCAGCACCTGGCCGCCGATCAGCGGCGCGATGATCGGCGCGACGCCGGAGATCAGCATCAGGGTGGAGAAGAACCGGGCCATCTCCACACCGTCGTACAGGTCACGGACCACGGCGCGCGCGATGACGATTCCGGCCGCGCCCGCCAGTCCCTGCAGCAGCCGGAAGCCGATCAGCAACTCGACGGTGGGGGCGAACGCGCAGATCGCGGTGGCGGCGACGTACACGATCATGCCGATGAGCAGCGGGCGGCGGCGGCCCCACTTGTCACTCATCGGACCGACGACGAGCTGGCCCAGCGCCATGCCCAGCAGGCAGGCGGTCAGCGTGAGCTGGACGGTGGCGGCGGGTGAGCCGAGCGAGCTGGTGACCGCGGGAAGAGCCGGGAGGTACATGTCCATGGAGAGCGGCGGCAGTGCGGTGAGGCCGCCGAGGACGAGGGTGACCAGGAAGCCGGCGCGGCGTGCTGCCGCCAGGGGTGCGGGTACCTGTTCGGCGGCCACCCGGTCGGCGGGGCCCCGCCCGCTGGGAGCGGATGCCTCCACGCTGAGGGCGGGTGCCGCGGCGGATGCCGGGTCGGCGGCCGGTATGTGTCCTGCTGTGTTTCTCTGGCCGCTGTCCGGCTTCCGCATCAGGTCTCCATGTCCTTGAATCCCTCCCCATGCTCTCAGCTCAGCCGGAGTGGTCGAGTCCTTTTCGCGGCGGCCGGGGGCGAGAAGCGGACGCTCGACGCGGTACGGGACCGCATCGGCGTCCGCTGCCCGGGGGAGGCTACGCGGGCTTGAGGCCCGGGCTGCCCGCTTCCGTGACGAAGGACGCGGCCGTGGTGATGGGCGCGCCCGGTGTGGTGACGGCGCTGACCGTCCTGAAGTCGGCGCGCGCCTGCTGCTCGCCGAGCGTGATGTTCACATAGCCGCGGCGGCCGTTGTAGAACTTCATGTGCGGGTTGGCCTTGGTGAGGTTGTCCCAGTTGCCGGGCTTGTCGGCGCCGTCCTTGCCGCTGCTGATCGAGGTGGCGACGAGTTCGGTGCCGACGGTGGGGGACGCCGGGTCGTTGAAGTCCCGCTTCAGGTCGAAGGCGTAACCGACGTGCACATCGCCGGTGAGGACCATGAGGTTCTCGATGCCCGCCGCTTCCGCGCCGGCGAGCACCCGGTCGCGGGATGCGGAGTAGCCGTCCCAGGCGTCCATGCTCACCTTGTACGCGGCCGTGGGGACATCGCGCCGCTGCGCGAAGGTGACCTGCTGCGGGACGACGTTCCACCGCGCGCGGGAGCTCTTCCACCCGCTCAGCAGCCAGCGCTCCTGCGTGGCGCCGGTCAGGGTGCGTGCCGGGTCCTGGGACTCCGGGCCCGGCACCTTCCAGCCGTCGCCGTACGCCTGGTCCGAGCGGTACTGGCGGGTGTCGAGGATGTC
The Streptomyces lunaelactis genome window above contains:
- a CDS encoding Bcr/CflA family multidrug efflux MFS transporter, giving the protein MRKPDSGQRNTAGHIPAADPASAAAPALSVEASAPSGRGPADRVAAEQVPAPLAAARRAGFLVTLVLGGLTALPPLSMDMYLPALPAVTSSLGSPAATVQLTLTACLLGMALGQLVVGPMSDKWGRRRPLLIGMIVYVAATAICAFAPTVELLIGFRLLQGLAGAAGIVIARAVVRDLYDGVEMARFFSTLMLISGVAPIIAPLIGGQVLRITDWRGIFVVLTAIGILLTLVVVKWLHETLPEEKRHSGGVVQALRTMRGLLADRAFTGYMLTGGLAFAALFAYISASPFVVQEIYGASPQTFSLLFGVNSIGLIAVGQINGKLLVGRVSLDKALGFGLAVITLAATALLLMTAGVFGKVGLLPIAAGLFVLMSAMGLAMPNTNALALMRTPHAAGSASALIGTASFLIGAVASPLVGIAGEATAVPMAVVQLVCALASVGFFLGLCRPWQRRAEAI